Within the Polymorphobacter megasporae genome, the region TCGGGCTCCGGAAAGGCAGCGCACCGATAGGGCATGCGCCCGCCCGGCTCAATCGTTTCGACCGTACAAGAAAACAGCTGGCACGGCCGATGTTATTTGAGACCAATCGAGAGGTGCGCGAAGTAAACTCGCTAGTGAAATCGTAGAACTCGACCGATTAAAGTTGTAGAGCCAATTGAATGAGCGCATTAGATTCTTGAGACCTAGTTGTTGCTTAACAACTAGTTTAAGAAATTGACGCGAAAGCTGTGTAATTTATTGCAGTTCATTGTGTAACCGTAATGAACTTATTGCTCGTGTGTAAGTTGTGTCTAGTTGTAACCGGGTAAAATATTATGCGTTTATTTACCATGTTCGTAATTCCTGCCGGATTGCTGGCGTTGGCTACGATCGCCGCGAGCGCATCCGCCGGTACGATGATGGTCGCAACGAACGATCGCGCCGACTGCGGTTTCGCGGCATTCCCCGGCGATGTCTGGATCGGCAACGCGAACCACAGCTCGACGGCGACCCGCGAGTCGACCGCTGCCAACCCGAGCTGCCGCAGCGCCGAGCACCACATCGTCGCCGCCAGTGCGGCCGGCCACTCGGTCGCGATGGTCTCCGAGACCGCGACATGGGTGATGATGATCGGCGGCTTCGGCTTGGTCGGCATCGGCCTGCGGGGCCGCCCGCGCGGTTTTGCCCACTGATCGAGCGCCGCCCGCCGACGCGCAAGCAATCGTGGGATAGAGCGGGCTCGAGCACGGTCACTCCCGCGGGACACTCCGCCGCTCAATTCGGAACGATCAATCACTTAGCGGGCGGACCTTAGGGGCCGCCCGCTTTCGTTCAGGCCGGCCCTTTTCTCAGGGAAGGCGTGCCGCGATCAACCCCCGCAGCGAATTGCCGATCAGGAATACCCCGGCGAGATCGGCGGGGGTGAGGGGAGCCTCGACCGCGCGGCCGGTTGCGATCAGCTCGGCGCGGAGGATGCCGCCGAGGAGCCCCTCAGCAAGCGGCGGGGTCAGCAGCACCCCGTCGCGCTCGACGAAAACATTGGTGAAGCTGCCCTCGGTGAGGTGGCCGCCTCGCGTGGTGAAGACCACCTCGAACACACCGCTCGCCATGCGGGCATCATCGTAAAAGCCGCGATCGGTGGTCTTATGCCGCAGCCGCCAATCGGTCGGCGCAACCGGCAGCGGCACGAGGGCGACCGTTACCGGCTCGGCGGGGGCAGGGGGGAATGGCGACAGCTGGATCGCAAACGCACCACGCGGCGACACCAGCAGCCGCAGCCGTCCGATGATGCCGTCGGCCGCTGCGATCACCGCGCGACGGACGGCGGCCGGGTCGAAATCATAGCCGAGATAGTCCGCCGTCGCCGCCGCGCGCGCGAGGTGGCGGTCGAGCAGCGCGACAGTGCCGCCGTCGCAGCGCATCGTCTCGATGATGTCGGGCGGCGCTCGGCGGTGGAGGAACGCGCCCTTGGCGAGGCATTCGCGCCACTCGTCGGCGGCGACGCTGTCGGCGACGATCCCCGCGCCAAGTCCGATCCGCGCGCTGCCGTCGCCTTTCATCACCAAAGTGCGGATTGCGACGTTGAACGCTGCGCTGTCGCCGGAAATGTGCCCGATGCTGCCGGTGTAGACCCCGCGCGGCCCGGCCTCAAGGTCGGCGATGACCTGCATCGCGCGGATCTTCGGCGCGCCGGTGATCGACCCGCACGGAAACAGCGCGGCCAGCACGTCGACCGGGTGCGCCGCCGTCGTCGCGGTGATCGTCGAGGTCATCTGGAGCAATGTCGGGTAGCGCTCGACCGCGAACAGCGCCGGCACCGCGACCGACCCCGGCGCGGCGACGCGCGACAGGTCGTTGCGCAGCAGGTCGACGATCATCAGGTTTTCGGCGCGGTTTTTCGGGTCGGCGGCGAGGGCTGCGGCGGCGACATCGTCGTCGGAGCGCGTACTCCCTCGCGGCGCGGTCCCCTTCATCGGCCGCGCGGTCAGCGTACCGTCGTCGAGCGCGAAGAACAGTTCGGGCGACAGGCTGAGCAGCCACGCGCGCCCGGTGTGGACGAGTGCGGCGTACGGCGCGGCGGCGGCGGCGCGGAGGCGGCGGTAGATCGCCAGCGGGTGCCCGGCGACCCCGAACCGCGCGGCGAAGGTCAGGTTCGCCTGGTAAATGTCCCCGGCGGCGATCAGCGCGGCGGCGCCGTCGAGCATCGCGGCATAGTCGGCCTCGGCGATCGCGGGGGCGAGCGCGCCGATCCGTGCCGCGCCGTCGCCAAGCAGTGCCGCCGCATCGACCTCCGCCGACCCGGCGAAGTCGCCGAACCACAGCAGCGGCAGCCCGTCGTCTCCTGTTCGCGCGAGCGGGGTGAGGACGGGTTCGAGCGCATAGCCCGACTCGAAGCCGATGAAGCCGGCGTAGGTGCCGGGCCCACGCAACCGCTCGAGCGCGGGGCGGACGTCGGCGGGCGTCGTTGCAATGATCTCGCCACGCAGCCCGGTGAAAAGCCGCGCGCTGCCGCCGCGACTGGCGTCGTCGAGGAGGACGAAGGGGCGGGCGGGGTCGAACTCGGGCATCATCGCGCTCATCGCACAGGCTGGCGTTGTCGGCGATGCGGCGCTTTAATATCGCGCAAAGCGGGAGAGGCGGCATGACGTGGGCGACCGATAGGCTCGATGCGATCAAGGCTGGGGCATCAGTCCCGCCGGTCGTCGCGACGCTGCAACTCGGCGGTCTCGATGAATGGGGCGCAAACTGGGTCCGCAAGACGTGGATCCCGAAGCCCGACCTGCTCAACAGCGATGGTTCGCTGTTCGGTGGCTATGTCGCGGCACTTGCCGACCAGATGCTCGCGTTCGCAGCGATGACGGTCGTTCCGGGCGACAGCCTGTTCCGCACGATCAACCTCTCGGTCAACTTCGTCCGCATCGGGCGCGCGGCACCGTTGATGATTGAGGCACGGGTCGTCGCGGTGACTAAGCGCCTGATCACGGTCCGCGTCGAGTTCCGCCGCGATGACGGCGAGCTCATTGCCGAAGCGACCGCGCAGCAGATCGTCGAGCCGTTCGGGCGCGGTTGACTCGGTCCGGCAGGCTCCTCATCTCCACGATATGTCGAAGCCCCCGCTGCAAGCCGTCATCATCCCCGTAACCCCGCTCCAGCAGAACTGCACGCTGCTGTGGTGCACGCGCACGATGCTTGGCGCGTTCGTCGATCCGGGCGGCGATCTCGACCGGCTGATGACGGTCGCGGAACAGCACAATGTGACGATCGAGAAGCTGCTCGTGACGCACGGCCATATCGATCATTGCGGCGAGACCGGGGTGCTGCGCGAGCGGCTCGGCGTGCCGATCGAGGGGCCGCATCCCGACGACAAGTTCTGGATCGACATGCACGCCGTGTCGGGGCCGCAATATGGTGTCCCGCTCGCCGCGCCGTTTACCCCCGACCGCTGGCTCGGGCAGGGCGATACCGTGACGGTCGGCGACCTGGTGTTCGAGGTCCATCATTGTCCCGGGCATACGCCGGGGCACGTCGTGTTTCACCACAAGGCGTCCGACCTCGCGATCGTCGGCGACGTCATCTTCCAGGGATCGATCGGGCGGACCGACTTCCCCAAGGGCAATCACGCCGACCTGATCGCCGCGATCACGACGCGGCTGTGGCCGATGGGCGGCGCGACCGCGTTCATCCCGGGACACGGCGCGATGTCGACGTTCGCGGCGGAGCGACGGTCGAATCCATATGTGGCGGATAGTGTGCTCGCGGGCGGCTGAATCGCTCGTTGCGGGGCTACGTCTGTGACGCCGCTACGTACGTGACGCCGATCGTGCTGTGCCATGTCGTTGCACGCGGTCGCTCTAACGCTCGTCATCCCCGCGTAGGCGGGGATGACGGCGATTTGTGCGGTGCCGACCGCTCAAGCGCGAAAAGGCAGCAAGTCGACCCGCTGCGCTACCCCGCGTGTCCGTAAGCCAATACGATCGCCCAGATGCTTAAGCCGACCAGCACGATCCAAGTGCCCACCGCTCCGGCGAGGCGGAACGGGTTCGGCGCGGGACGGGCCATGCCGAACGCATGCGAAATGCGGAGCAGGAACAGCAGGATGCCGGTCGAGGCGAGCAATTCGTTGCCCGCGCCGATGCTGGCCTCGATCGCGCCCATTAGGATTAGAATGATCGGGACGAATTCGGCGAAGTTGGCGTGCGCGCGGATACGCCCGAGCAGGACGTCGTTGCCGCCGTCGCCGAGCATGACCTTTTCCGACTGGCGCAACTGGCCGACGCGCAGGGTCAAAACGAAATACAGCAAGCCGCAAAACCCGGCGGTGACGAGTGTGATCATCATTAGCGTGATTTCCCCTGTGTGTCCGTTACCGCTCTTTTTGGCGTGCAACCAAAATCTTCTTACATTGTTGAGACTCCACGACAACCGAAGGAGCTAGACATGGACGAAGACCGCATCGATGGCGCCCTCAAGAAGATGGGCGGCAGCATCAAGGAAGCCGCTGGTAAGCTCATCGGCGACACCAAGATGGAAGCCGAAGGCAAGGCTAAGAAGGCCGAAGGTACCGTGCAGAACACGGTCGGCGGAGCCAAGGACGCGATCCGCGGCGACGCCTAAGCCTTAACAAGTTGCGTTACGCGGCCGTCCCCTTCGCAGGGGGCGGCCGTTTTCGTGTCGGCTGGGCGCGTGCGATCCGTTACGGATTTGAGATTGCGTCTGCGCCACAAATCTCTATGGTCCGCGCCTCGACTGAAACCTTGGCGGTTTTCTCGGACCGCGCGTGCGGTTCGGTGATATCCGCGACTCGCATAAGAAGACAGGTGCCTCGATGGCCGTTCCGAAACGCAAAACTTCGCCCTCGCGCCGCAACATGCGTCGCAGCCACCATGCGCTGACCGCGGTGGTGAGCCAGGAGTGCCCGAACTGCGGCGAGCTCAAGCTTCCGCACAACCTCTGCCCGTCGTGTGGCTTCTACAAGGACCGCGCTGTCCTCGAGATGCAGCCCTGACCTGTCGTCCGATCGGACGGAAATGACCGACCGCCCCGTTATCGCGCTCGACGTCATGGGTGGTGACGGCGGGCCTGCAGTCGTGATCGCTGCTGCTGAAATCGCGCAGGAGCGCTATCCGAAACTGCTTTACCGCTTGTACGGCGGTGAAGAGGCGATCCGCGACCAGCTCAAGCGCAATCCGCGCGTCGCGGCGAACGCGGTCGTTGTTCACAGTGCCGACGTGATTCTCGGCACCGACAAGCCGTCGGCAGCGGTCCGCCGCCAGCGGACGACGTCGATGGGCATGGCGATCGCTGCGATCAAGGCAGGCGAGGCGCAAGCGATGGTTTCGGCCGGCAACACCGGCGCGCTGATGGCAATGGCCAAGCTGACGCTGCGGACGATGGAGGGCATCGACCGCCCCGCGCTCGCCGCGCTGCTGCCGACGCTCAAGAACGATTCGGTCGTCCTCGACCTCGGCGCGAACGTTGAGTGCGATACCGAAAACCTCGTCCAATTCGCCGTGATGGGGGCCGCGTTCGCGCGTACCGTCCTCGGCGTCGAGCGCCCGCGCGTCGCGCTGCTCAACATCGGCGAGGAGGAATTGAAGGGCACCGAGGAGCTCAAGATGGCTGCCGCCTTGCTCCGCGCCGCCGACCTGCCGATGACCTTCACCGGCTTCGTCGAGGGCGACAAGATCGGCGCGGGTGACGTCGACGTCATCGTCACCGACGGCTTCACCGGCAATGTCGCGTTGAAAACCGCCGAAGGCACCGGGCGGCTCGTTACCGGGCTGCTCGCACAATCTTTCCGCACGTCGTGGCTGACCCAGCTCGGTTACCTGCTGTCCCGTGGAGCCCTTCGGGCGCTCGCGCGGCATCTCGATCCCAACGCGCACAATGGTGCGGTGTTTCTCGGCCTCAATGGACTCGTCGTCAAAAGCCATGGCAGTGCCACGGTTCGCGGTATGGCGCACGCCATCGGCGTCGCGCACGACCTCGTCGCGGGCGATATCACCCGTCGTATCGCGAGCGACCTCGACAATTTCCGCTCGCACCGCCCGGTCGTCGCCGCGAACGACGGCCATGACGCGTCGGTCGCGTGATGGGGTTGGGTCTTGCTTTCTTGCCGTCATTCCCGCGAAGACGGGAACCCATTTTCCAGAGGCGGTTGAAGTGAAGCTCAGCGCGTCCAACAACCCGCAGCAACGCTGGGCAGCCTCTGGAAAATGGGTTCCCGCCTTCGCGGGAATGACGACCAAGCAGTTGGGACTATTCGCGCGATGATCCGTCGCTCGGTCATCCTCGGCACCGGCAGCTACCTGCCCGACCGAATCCTGACCAACGCCGACCTCGCTGCGAGCGTCGACACCACCGACGAATGGATCGTCGAGCGCACTGGCATCCGCCAGCGCCACATCGCCGCCGATGGTGAACTGACCTCCGATCTCGGCGTCGCCGCCGCCCGCCGCGCCCTTGCCGCCGCCAGGCTGACTGCCGACGACGTCGACCTGATCGTCGTAGCGACCGCCACCCCCGACCAGACCTTCCCGTCGTGCGCCACCGTCATCCAGCACAAGCTCGGCATGGTCCGCGGCGTCGCCTTCGACGTCGCTGCGGTGTGCTCGGGGTTCCTATATGCCTTGAGCGTCGCCGATGCGATGCTCGTCACTGGGGCGGCGAACACCGCGCTGGTCATCGGCGCTGAGACGTTTTCACGGCTGCTCGACTGGTCGGACCGCGGCACCTGCGTCCTGTTCGGCGACGGCGCCGGCGCGGTCGTCCTGCGTGCCGAGAACGCTCCAGGCACGAGCGCCGACCGCGGCATCCTCGCGTCGAAGCTCCATTCGGACGGACGCTACAACGACCTGCTCTACGTCGACGGCGGCCCCGGATCGACTGGCACCGTCGGCAAGTTGCGAATGAAGGGGCGCGAGGTCTTCCGCCACGCCGTCACCAATCTCGCCAGCGTGATGACCGAGACGCTCGCCGCCGCCGGCCTTGCCGCGACCGACGTCGCGTGGGTCGTGCCGCACCAGGCCAATCTTCGCATCCTCGAAGGCACCGCGAAGAAGCTCGGATTGCCGATCGAGCGCGTCATCGTCACCGTCGACGGGCATGCAAATACATCGGCGGCATCGGTTCCGCTCGCACTCGACGCCGCCGTTCGTGATGGACGGATTAAACGCGGTGATTTACTGATACTTGAAGCGATGGGTGGTGGCTTTACGTGGGGTGCGGCTGCGGTTCGTTGGTGACAGGGGCATGAGGGGGATGATGGAAATGAGTACGGCGAGCGAAACCAGCGTCCGGGTCCGCGGCGCGGCGCGCGCCAAGTCGACAGCGGGCAGCGTTACCCGTGCCGACCTATGCGAAGCGGTTCACCGCGAGCTCGGTCTTGCGCGGAGTGAATCGTCCGATCTCGTCGAACAGGTGCTCGACCAAATCTGCAGGACGCTCATCGACGGGACCAACGTTAAGGTGTCGTCGTTCGGCAGCTTCGTGCTGCGGAACAAGGGCCAGCGGATCGGGCGCAACCCCAAGACCGGCGAGGAAGTGCCGATCGAGCCGCGCACCGTCCTGACCTTCCGCCCAAGTCAACTCCTCCGCGCGCGGATCAACGGCGGCATCGATCCGGGTCCCGAGGCCGACGACGCCGAACCCGCCGACTGATGGCGTCGAGCGAACCCGCATACCGGACGATCAGCGAGGTCGCCGAACAGATCGGCGTCCCGCAACACGTGCTTCGGTTCTGGGAGACGCGATTCCCGCAGATCCAGCCGCTCAAGCGCGGCGGCAACCGGCGGTACTATCGCCCGCAGGACATTGCGCTGCTGACGCGGATCAACCGCCTGCTGCATACCGACGGCTATACCATCAAGGGCGTGCAGAAGCTGCTCGACGATGGCGCGGCACCCGTGGCGGATGCGGGCGCGGCACCGAAGGTTGCGGCGCGGCGGGTAGCGGCTCCGCTAGCTCCGACACCGGTTTCCGATACCAGCAAACCCCGCGACGCGAGCCTGCTCGTTGCGATCCGCGCCCGGCTTGCAGCGGCGCTCGCCGAAGCGCGCGCACTTTGATCACACACTTTCCCCTCCCCTCCCCTGAAGGGGAGGGGACGTTTTCGTGAAAACCATCGCGGTCTTCTCGGTCAAGGGCGGAGTTGGCAAGACTGCGTGTGCGGTCAATCTCGCCTATGCCGCCGCGACGCAATCAGCGCGGCGGACATTGTTGTGGGACCTCGACGGACAGGGGGCTGCGACTTTCACGCTGCGGCTCGCGGCGAAGCCCGGGACCTCGGCGCGCAAGCTGTTCGCTGCCGACGCCGAGCTCGACGCGCTGATCCAACCAAGCGCGTACCCGAACCTCGACGTGCTCCCCGCCGACAAGTCGCTGCGCCACCTCGACCGGCTGATCGCCGAGGACGGTGCACGCAGCCTCAAGAAGATGTTGAAAAGCTTCGATCGCGATTACGACCGCGTCATCCTCGACTGCCCGCCGGGGCTGACCGAGCTTGCCGAGCAGGCGTTCCGCGCCGCCGACCTGCTCGTCGTGCCGCTGCTGCCATCGCCGTTGTCCGAACGCGCGTACGACCAGCTCGTCGCGCATCTCGGCAAGCATCACCGCAAGGGGCCCGCGCTGGTTCCGGTGTGGACGATGGTCGACCGGCGGCGCGCGCTCCACAAGGCGACGGTCGATGCGTTCCCCGACCGCGTCGCGATCCCGTATGCGGTCGAGATCGAGGCGATGGCGGTCCACCAGGCCCCAGTCGCAGCGACCGCGCCGAACGGTCTTGCCGCGCGCAGTTTCAATAAGTTGTGGGGCGAGGTCGAAGCGGCGCTGCGCTAACGGCGAACATCTGGGGGGACGAGGACATGACGACCGAACTGACGCTGCTCGCCTGGACGATCGTTCTCGCCATCGTCTACATCATCGCCTTCGACGTAGTCCGCACCGGGCAATACGGCACGAAATGGAACATGGGACCGCGCGACGCCGCGATGCCGCCGCTGTCCCCCGTCGCCGAGCGGCTTGGCCGCGCGCAGGCCAACCTGTTCGAAACGCTGCCGTTGTTCATCGGTGCGGTGCTGATCGCGCACGCTGCTGGCATTCACACGCCGCGGACCGTTCTCGGCGCCGAGCTCTATTTCTGGGGGCGTGTGATCTACCTACCGCTGTATGCCTTCGGGGTGCCGGTGGTCCGCTCGCTCGTCTGGCTGGTCAGCGTCGCGGGTCTCGCGCTGATCCTGATCGCGGTCCTGTAGCGCCGTGACGATCCGCGCGGGTGTCGGCGGCTGGACCTTCGAGCCGTGGCGCGGGGTGTTCTATCCCAAGGGGTTGCCGCATTCGCGCGAACTCGAATTCGCCAGCCGCGCGCTGACGACGATTGAGGTCAACGGCACCTTCTACGGCTCGATGTCGCCCGCGACCTACGCCAAGTGGCACGCCGAAACCCCCGACGACTTCGTCTTTTCGCTCAAGGCGCCGCGCTTCGCGGTCAACCGCCGCGAGCTTGCCGGGGCGGGCGAATCGATCGAGCGCTTCTTCGCCAGCGGGGTCGACGAATTGGGCGATAAGCTCGGGCCGATCCTGTGGCAGTTCGCGGCGACCAAGCAGTTCGACGCCGACGATTTCGCCAAATTCATCAAGCTGTTGCCGGCGAAACTTGGGTTGCGCACGCTCCGCCACGTTCTCGAACCGCGCCATGAAAGCTTCCGCGACCCGGCTTTCGTGGCGATGGCGCGCGACGCCGGGGCGGCGATCGTCTTCGCCGACGCGCACGCCTACCCGATGTTCGACGAGGCGACCGCCGACTTCACCTATGCGCGGCTCCAGAACGGCGATGACGATGAACCCCTCGGCTACCCCGACGCCGCGCTCGACGGCTGGGCCGAGCAGGCCCGGCACTGGGGTGAGGGCGGGCGCGACGCGTTCGTCTACTTCATCCACGGCGGGAAGGTCCGTGCCCCGGCGGCGGCGAAGGCGCTGCTTGAAAGGCTCTAGCGCTACCCCTCCCCTTCAGGGGAGGGGCGAGAGACAGCGCGCTTGCGCTGGCCCGGGGGTGGGGCAGGGCGCGCGGCATTGCAACGCCGCGCCACTCCCCCACCCCCGACCCCTCCCCTAAATGGGAGGGGAGCAGAAGGGAGCGAAGCAATAGGGCTTGACCCCCCAAAAGGGGGGAGGGGACGGAGCGCTTTCGCCCTTGTCGCCCAACGGCTTACCTGCAACTTTGACCGGGTAATCGAACAAGGCGCGCCGGTAATGCAACGACTGATCTCGGCCATGACCGCCGCGCTCCTCATCGCCGGACCCGCCGTCGCCAAGCCCGCGACCGACCGCGTCGGGCACCTGCTCCGCGAACTCGCCGACGCCCCCGGGCCATCGGGGTTCGAGGAGGCGGTGCGCGCGGTGATGGTCCGCGAACTGCGCCCGTTGAGCGACACGATAACCTACGACGGGATCGGCTCGGTCATCGCCAAGCAGGGCAGCAGCGGGCCGAAGATCATGCTCGACGCGCACATGGACGAGCTCGGCGGGGTCGTCCGGCGGGTGACGCCCGGCGGCTTTCTGTCGATGCAGATGCTCGGCGGCTGGCTCGATCAGGCGCTCGTCGACCAGCGCTGGGTGATCATCGGCAGCAAGGGGCCGGTCAAGGCGGTCACCGGCATCCGCGACATCCACGTCGTCCCGGCCGACGAACGCGGAAAGGTCTTTCCGCGCGAAAGCCTGTACCTAGACGTCGGCGCGCGCAACGCCGCCGAGGTCGCGGCGCTCGGGATCGGCCCCGGCGACCCCGTCGTTCCCGATGCGCCGTTCGAGGTGATGGCGGGCGGCGACCGCTATCTCGGCAAGGCGTGGGACGACCGCGTCGGCTGCGCGGTGGTGATTGAGGCGCTGCGGCGGCTCCGTGCGCAGGGTCACCCGAACCAGCTGTTCGTCGCGGCGACGGTGCAGGAGGAGGTCGGCCTGCGCGGCGCGCGGACCGCGGCCGACCTGATCAAGCCCGACATCGGCATCGCCATCGAGGGCGGCATCACCGGCGACAGCATCGGCCGCAACCCCGAGGAGACGCAGGCGGTGCTCGCCGGCGGCCCGGGGATGTTCCTGTATGATTCGAGCACGATCCCTAACCGCAAGCTGGTGGCGCTTGTCGACCGCGTCGCAGCGGAGGCGAACATCCCGCTCCAGCACGATCTGGTCCAGGGCTACGGCGACGATTCGGCGGCGATCCAGGCGACTGCGGGCGGGGTGCCGACGGTCAATCTGGTGGTCGTCGCGCGGTATACGCACGCGCACAACGGGATCATCGACCGGGGGGATTTCGACCGGATGGTGACTTTGGTTGTCGGGGTGATCGGCAAGCTCGACGCGGCAGAAGTCGCGCGGCTGCGGTCGTTCGAGCCTTGAGCTCAACGACGGTTCCGAAGGGGTGTGACGGCGCACGTTTCACTAAGAAGTTTCGTCATCCCGGCGAAGGCCGGGACCCATCTCACCACGCGACGTACCCGTGGCGCGATGGATCCCGGCCTTCGCCGGGATGACGAAATCGAATGCGGCGGCGGCGTTACGGCTTCCCCGTAAACAAAGCCTTCGCCAGCATGACATGCACCCCCTTGTTGTGGTCGACCAGCTCGGTGACCTCGACATCCCCCGCGACGCTGATCAGCATGTACGCATCGTCGCGGCTCATGTGGCGCGCGCTCACGAGGAAATCGATCATGTTGCGCAGCGCCTTGCGCGTCGCGTTCGACAGGTCGTCGTCGAAGCCCATCGCAATGTAGTGCGTCGGCGTCTCGGCGCGCGGGTAGGGCGACAGCTCGTGTTTATGCAGCACGAAAGTCAGCGTGCCGACGAGCGAGGTCTCCATCGCGGTGATGTCGACCTCGCCGTTGCCCTGCCCGGCGTGGCCGTCGCCGATCTCGAACAGCGCGCCCGCCGCGTGGACCGGCAGGAACAGCGTCGTCCCCGCGACGAGCGAATGGTCGTCCATGTTGCCGCCGTTGATCGTCGGCGGGGCGCTATCGTAGCGGCCGAACGCGGGGGGCGGGGCGACCCCCATGCTACCGAAGAACGGGTGGAGCG harbors:
- the pabB gene encoding aminodeoxychorismate synthase component I, with the translated sequence MSAMMPEFDPARPFVLLDDASRGGSARLFTGLRGEIIATTPADVRPALERLRGPGTYAGFIGFESGYALEPVLTPLARTGDDGLPLLWFGDFAGSAEVDAAALLGDGAARIGALAPAIAEADYAAMLDGAAALIAAGDIYQANLTFAARFGVAGHPLAIYRRLRAAAAAPYAALVHTGRAWLLSLSPELFFALDDGTLTARPMKGTAPRGSTRSDDDVAAAALAADPKNRAENLMIVDLLRNDLSRVAAPGSVAVPALFAVERYPTLLQMTSTITATTAAHPVDVLAALFPCGSITGAPKIRAMQVIADLEAGPRGVYTGSIGHISGDSAAFNVAIRTLVMKGDGSARIGLGAGIVADSVAADEWRECLAKGAFLHRRAPPDIIETMRCDGGTVALLDRHLARAAATADYLGYDFDPAAVRRAVIAAADGIIGRLRLLVSPRGAFAIQLSPFPPAPAEPVTVALVPLPVAPTDWRLRHKTTDRGFYDDARMASGVFEVVFTTRGGHLTEGSFTNVFVERDGVLLTPPLAEGLLGGILRAELIATGRAVEAPLTPADLAGVFLIGNSLRGLIAARLP
- a CDS encoding PaaI family thioesterase, which produces MTWATDRLDAIKAGASVPPVVATLQLGGLDEWGANWVRKTWIPKPDLLNSDGSLFGGYVAALADQMLAFAAMTVVPGDSLFRTINLSVNFVRIGRAAPLMIEARVVAVTKRLITVRVEFRRDDGELIAEATAQQIVEPFGRG
- a CDS encoding MBL fold metallo-hydrolase gives rise to the protein MSKPPLQAVIIPVTPLQQNCTLLWCTRTMLGAFVDPGGDLDRLMTVAEQHNVTIEKLLVTHGHIDHCGETGVLRERLGVPIEGPHPDDKFWIDMHAVSGPQYGVPLAAPFTPDRWLGQGDTVTVGDLVFEVHHCPGHTPGHVVFHHKASDLAIVGDVIFQGSIGRTDFPKGNHADLIAAITTRLWPMGGATAFIPGHGAMSTFAAERRSNPYVADSVLAGG
- a CDS encoding MAPEG family protein, encoding MMITLVTAGFCGLLYFVLTLRVGQLRQSEKVMLGDGGNDVLLGRIRAHANFAEFVPIILILMGAIEASIGAGNELLASTGILLFLLRISHAFGMARPAPNPFRLAGAVGTWIVLVGLSIWAIVLAYGHAG
- a CDS encoding CsbD family protein, giving the protein MDEDRIDGALKKMGGSIKEAAGKLIGDTKMEAEGKAKKAEGTVQNTVGGAKDAIRGDA
- the rpmF gene encoding 50S ribosomal protein L32, translating into MAVPKRKTSPSRRNMRRSHHALTAVVSQECPNCGELKLPHNLCPSCGFYKDRAVLEMQP
- the plsX gene encoding phosphate acyltransferase PlsX, which gives rise to MTDRPVIALDVMGGDGGPAVVIAAAEIAQERYPKLLYRLYGGEEAIRDQLKRNPRVAANAVVVHSADVILGTDKPSAAVRRQRTTSMGMAIAAIKAGEAQAMVSAGNTGALMAMAKLTLRTMEGIDRPALAALLPTLKNDSVVLDLGANVECDTENLVQFAVMGAAFARTVLGVERPRVALLNIGEEELKGTEELKMAAALLRAADLPMTFTGFVEGDKIGAGDVDVIVTDGFTGNVALKTAEGTGRLVTGLLAQSFRTSWLTQLGYLLSRGALRALARHLDPNAHNGAVFLGLNGLVVKSHGSATVRGMAHAIGVAHDLVAGDITRRIASDLDNFRSHRPVVAANDGHDASVA
- a CDS encoding beta-ketoacyl-ACP synthase III, whose amino-acid sequence is MIRRSVILGTGSYLPDRILTNADLAASVDTTDEWIVERTGIRQRHIAADGELTSDLGVAAARRALAAARLTADDVDLIVVATATPDQTFPSCATVIQHKLGMVRGVAFDVAAVCSGFLYALSVADAMLVTGAANTALVIGAETFSRLLDWSDRGTCVLFGDGAGAVVLRAENAPGTSADRGILASKLHSDGRYNDLLYVDGGPGSTGTVGKLRMKGREVFRHAVTNLASVMTETLAAAGLAATDVAWVVPHQANLRILEGTAKKLGLPIERVIVTVDGHANTSAASVPLALDAAVRDGRIKRGDLLILEAMGGGFTWGAAAVRW
- a CDS encoding integration host factor subunit alpha, whose product is MSTASETSVRVRGAARAKSTAGSVTRADLCEAVHRELGLARSESSDLVEQVLDQICRTLIDGTNVKVSSFGSFVLRNKGQRIGRNPKTGEEVPIEPRTVLTFRPSQLLRARINGGIDPGPEADDAEPAD
- a CDS encoding MerR family transcriptional regulator, whose product is MASSEPAYRTISEVAEQIGVPQHVLRFWETRFPQIQPLKRGGNRRYYRPQDIALLTRINRLLHTDGYTIKGVQKLLDDGAAPVADAGAAPKVAARRVAAPLAPTPVSDTSKPRDASLLVAIRARLAAALAEARAL
- a CDS encoding ParA family protein — its product is MKTIAVFSVKGGVGKTACAVNLAYAAATQSARRTLLWDLDGQGAATFTLRLAAKPGTSARKLFAADAELDALIQPSAYPNLDVLPADKSLRHLDRLIAEDGARSLKKMLKSFDRDYDRVILDCPPGLTELAEQAFRAADLLVVPLLPSPLSERAYDQLVAHLGKHHRKGPALVPVWTMVDRRRALHKATVDAFPDRVAIPYAVEIEAMAVHQAPVAATAPNGLAARSFNKLWGEVEAALR
- a CDS encoding MAPEG family protein; this encodes MTTELTLLAWTIVLAIVYIIAFDVVRTGQYGTKWNMGPRDAAMPPLSPVAERLGRAQANLFETLPLFIGAVLIAHAAGIHTPRTVLGAELYFWGRVIYLPLYAFGVPVVRSLVWLVSVAGLALILIAVL
- a CDS encoding DUF72 domain-containing protein; this encodes MTIRAGVGGWTFEPWRGVFYPKGLPHSRELEFASRALTTIEVNGTFYGSMSPATYAKWHAETPDDFVFSLKAPRFAVNRRELAGAGESIERFFASGVDELGDKLGPILWQFAATKQFDADDFAKFIKLLPAKLGLRTLRHVLEPRHESFRDPAFVAMARDAGAAIVFADAHAYPMFDEATADFTYARLQNGDDDEPLGYPDAALDGWAEQARHWGEGGRDAFVYFIHGGKVRAPAAAKALLERL
- a CDS encoding M42 family metallopeptidase gives rise to the protein MQRLISAMTAALLIAGPAVAKPATDRVGHLLRELADAPGPSGFEEAVRAVMVRELRPLSDTITYDGIGSVIAKQGSSGPKIMLDAHMDELGGVVRRVTPGGFLSMQMLGGWLDQALVDQRWVIIGSKGPVKAVTGIRDIHVVPADERGKVFPRESLYLDVGARNAAEVAALGIGPGDPVVPDAPFEVMAGGDRYLGKAWDDRVGCAVVIEALRRLRAQGHPNQLFVAATVQEEVGLRGARTAADLIKPDIGIAIEGGITGDSIGRNPEETQAVLAGGPGMFLYDSSTIPNRKLVALVDRVAAEANIPLQHDLVQGYGDDSAAIQATAGGVPTVNLVVVARYTHAHNGIIDRGDFDRMVTLVVGVIGKLDAAEVARLRSFEP